From a region of the Cyprinus carpio isolate SPL01 chromosome B21, ASM1834038v1, whole genome shotgun sequence genome:
- the LOC109045521 gene encoding olfactory receptor 52N5-like, producing MDNLTFRHNILLVEGLQVTPQSTYVVFTFLLLVYVFIMVSNIALVILISTEKNLHHPMHFLFCNLPLNDILGTTVILPRLLQDILKETSERYMTYVECVVQAYFVHIFVAACHYVLIIMAFDRYVAICNPLRYTTIMTNKMVVKLSASAWGLSVLMVTILIGLTVRLSHCRSKIENPFCDNASLFKLSCEDGVVVNNVYGIIYTVVLFSFSILSIFITYGKIANVCITSKNKALNSKAIKTCSTHLAVYLIMLVSGSTFIFLHRFPLYSESRKLASIMFHIVPPGLNPLVYGLQTKEIRQKFVKFWCREKGAS from the coding sequence ATGGACAACCTGACATTCAGACACAATATTCTCCTAGTGGAGGGACTTCAAGTTACACCCCAGTCTACCTATGTTGTTTTCACATTTCTTCTTTTGGTTTATGTCTTCATAATGGTTTCCAATATTGCACTTGTAATTCTGATCTCAACAGAGAAGAATCTACATCATCCTATGCATTTTCTGTTCTGTAACTTGCCACTGAATGATATATTAGGGACAACTGTGATTTTGCCACGCTTATTGCAGGACATTTTAAAAGAAACGTCTGAGCGCTATATGACATATGTGGAGTGTGTTGTTCAAGCATATTTTGTGCATATATTTGTAGCAGCTTGCCATTATGTTCTTATAATCATGGCCTTTGACAGATATGTGGCTATATGCAATCCACTGCGATACACGACTATAATGACCAATAAAATGGTGGTTAAATTATCAGCATCAGCTTGGGGCCTGTCGGTACTTATGGTGACAATTCTGATAGGACTTACTGTGCGACTGTCTCACTGCAGATCTAAAATTGAAAATCCTTTCTGTGACAATGCCTCACTGTTTAAACTGTCCTGTGAGGATGgtgttgttgttaataatgtgTATGGAATAATTTATACTgtggttttattttctttctcaattCTTTCTATATTCATAACATATGGTAAAATTGCTAATGTATGCATAACTAGCAAAAACAAAGCACTAAACAGCAAAGCCATAAAAACTTGCAGCACTCATTTAGCTGTTTATTTAATCATGCTTGTTTCTGGTTCcacttttatttttctccatcGTTTTCCTCTCTACTCTGAGAGCAGGAAACTAGCAAGTATAATGTTCCACATTGTACCACCAGGACTAAATCCTTTAGTATATGGTTTACAAACTAAAGAAATAAGACAGAAGTTTGTAAAATTTTGGTGCAGAGAAAAAGGAGCgtcttaa
- the LOC122141313 gene encoding uncharacterized protein LOC122141313, with translation MSSGNRRGLRVRGGGQGRGRGDGERERRAEDVGGRARRAEDVGRGEKIEEMDRLEGNGIVERENIRRGGQGGRGGQRGRGGQVVRGGRRGRMRVGYTRVSNEIRATLIDHVINHGLSLREAGQRVQPNINRSTVASIIRIFQRENRIEVREHSGGRTRLFSVEQEHAIVDMVVQNNTLCLKEIQQRITQDNQLFHNIHQCSLSTIDRVLRRNAIRMKQVYKVPFERNSIRVKEL, from the exons aTGAGCAGTGGAAACAGAAGAGGTTTAAGAGTGAGAGGTGGTGGCCAGGGTAGAGGAAgaggagatggagaaagagaaagaagagctgaaGATGTAGGAGGAAGAGCGAGAAGAGCTGAGGATGTAGGAAGAGGAGAAAAGATTGAAGAGATGGATAGATTGGAGGGCAATGGTATAGTGGAAAGAGAAAATATAAGAAGAGGTGgacagggaggaagaggagggcaaagaggaagaggaggccaAGTTGtaagaggagggaggagaggtAGAATGAGGGTAGGGTACACGCgtgtttcaaatgaaatcagagcCACACTTATTGACCATGTCATAAATCATGGTCTCTCACTGAGAGAAGCTGGCCAGAGAGTTCAGCCCAATATAAACAGATCCACAGTGGCTTCAATTATCCGTATATTTCAGAGGGAAAACCG AATTGAAGTTCGAGAACATTCAGGTGGACGAACAAGACTTTTTTCAGTTGAACAAGAGCATGCCATTGTTGACATGGTGGTCCAGAACAACACCCTCTGCCTCAAAGAAATTCAGCAAAGAATAACACAGGACAATCAACTATTCCACAATATCCACCAATGCAGTCTCTCCACAATTGACCGTGTTCTAAGGAGAAATGCTATCCGAATGAAGCAAGTATACAAAGTGCCCTTTGAGAGGAACTCCATTAGAGTGAAGGAGTTGTGA